Genomic window (Magnolia sinica isolate HGM2019 chromosome 6, MsV1, whole genome shotgun sequence):
TACCGTGAAAAATCTCACGAATCTGAATATCCAACACTTaacttgatttggccttattttcaatGGCCAttctttttccaagccatggattacataacaaaagtgattcttgaaAATCATAAGCTATCCAAGATGAGCCTAACAAATAGATagttcaaattgttgattggacacaCTTCTTTTTaaacaatctagaccatccatattaggatcaaatggttaatatttatcaATAGGTTTGATGTTTGAACTGTAGCCCTTGAAAGcgttggacctgatgaacagtctactccccctgccacctgccaatgtctgatggtcggtgctctgtgggacccaccatgatgtatgtgtttcatccatgtcgtccatctatttttctagatcattttatggtataagaccaaaaatgagatatatcgaaatctcaatttgaccacattacaggaaacagtgttgaatgaacgtgaaccattaaaaacttttttggggccataaaagttttgtatcaatctgatccttgttttttcccttcattacctaataaactgattggatgtcaaataaacagtacagttggccttaggaggattttaatggtggatatccaatcactattgttttcctgtggtgtggtccgcctgatttttatatccctctcatttttgggatcaagtcctaaaattaatgaacggaatggaagaaacacatacatcatggtggggcccacagaacaccgaccatcagccaccgggctggtggcagggagagtagccaatccgttctctttTTTATAATACCTCGTATTTGAATAATGTGGGGCCCTTGTATGGTCTAACCAACCTTGCAAACTGATTAGCTGATCTGATAGTTGGCCAACCCACAAACCTCTCTTGTCCATTTGTTTGTTCCTTTCACAACTCAAACCTCTTATAAATCACAATCCAACTTCTGTTACAGCCATCCATCACTTTCCTGAAATCTGACCCACAAGCTCTTCAATCTTCCCACTTCTCTGACCACAGACCGGAACATCCAATGGCTGTGAGGAGTATGGAGATGGGTCTGGTGGCGGTCCTCATGACCATGTTGTGGGCTGGAGCATCAGCTCAGCTGAGCTGCACCCCAACGATCATGAGCCTCTCTCCATGCCTAAACTACATTACAGGGAATTCATCAACCCCATCACCATCATGCTGCTCCCAGCTCGCCAGTGTAGTTAGATCCCAGGCCCAGTGTTTGTGCATGTTGTTCAATGGCAGCAGCTCGTCGATGGGGTTCAACTTCAACCAGACTCAAGTTCTAGCTCTTCCTGGTGCTTGCAATGTCCAGACTCCACCCATTAGTCAGTGCAATGGTAATTATAAGATAATGCTTCAATAGAAAAATTCTTGAGGAGTAatgtttcaatgatctaaaccgtttctGTGATGGGGTTCACGAAGGAGGAGGAACCCAAATCAGTCACATAGAAATGTTTCAACCCTTTGATAAATATAGActatttttcatttgttttgtgtagcTGCTAGTGGACCTGTAACCTCTCCTGGGGACTCTCCGGCAGAAGCACCGGTGGAAGCACCGACTTCTCCACCTACATCGGCTACGGCCACTGCACCAGTGACACCGCCGCCTTCAGTGCCGATCACCCCTTCTACTAAGCCGTCAGCTCCGGCGGTTCCATCTCAAACACCACCGTCGGCACCATCAATTCCAAGTAATAATTCCTTCCTTAAAAGTACATATATATACTTTTGCGATTCAATTGTCAAGCCAACCTCTTcattaaaatgaaaaagaaaagaaccgTGCTAGCATGACTACAACCCCACACCACATGGACTTGGGTTCCATACCATACTTCTTGTGCATTGCATCATGAAGATCAGAAATTGGGTTGGCCCAAAACTAAGGTAAGCCACACTATAAAGAAGAGTGAGAATGGGATGCCTACCGTTTGTTTTTTGTTGGCCCACCATATTGCTAAGGTAACTAAAAATCGCATAGCTGGTGAACCCAGGTATAATCAGGAAAGAGTTCTCATTGTTTGGGTATTTCAGTTTGTATAAGTGGGATATGATTTTGCAATACAAACAATTGATGGCATAGGCCTCTCTTCAGGTGGGCCAATGTACTAAAAATCTCGAccttgggttagaatccaatttGAGAAATTGAACCATTGTCATTGTAACTGAAAAACCTAAACAATACCACCCCCTAACTTCTTTGGTTCTTTTGCTGTTtactttgtttttcttcttctttagaatTTGATGTTGTGGTGTTGATTGTTGTGCAGGAAATGGATCTAAGACCGTCCCATCTACAAGTGGGGGGAGTTCATTGGATGAAAGTTGTACAACATTTCTCATTGTATTTTTCCTTGGATTTGCATCATATGCTTCATATGGTGGTGCTATCTACTGAGCTCATTGTTTCATTgctcatccatgtctttctttaCATTTACATTGAATGTATCATCAGTGTTCTACTCCTTTTGAGATTGGTTTTTTGGAGGCCTCCATCTGAGGTTGTCCTTTGTTGTTTGTAG
Coding sequences:
- the LOC131250175 gene encoding non-specific lipid transfer protein GPI-anchored 5-like, translating into MAVRSMEMGLVAVLMTMLWAGASAQLSCTPTIMSLSPCLNYITGNSSTPSPSCCSQLASVVRSQAQCLCMLFNGSSSSMGFNFNQTQVLALPGACNVQTPPISQCNAASGPVTSPGDSPAEAPVEAPTSPPTSATATAPVTPPPSVPITPSTKPSAPAVPSQTPPSAPSIPRNGSKTVPSTSGGSSLDESCTTFLIVFFLGFASYASYGGAIY